catttaggcctttacaagcacttatgaatgtcaaaaatataattaagtttgattctagttgcccattccaaaagtagcttcctacgGAGAAGAACGGGCTAGAAACTTAAATGAACTATATTCATATGGGTTTAGGATATACAAATTAAACACAAATGTAATTTgatgtaaacatttatttacaacttgtaaactaaacaaacaaaccattGTGATCCAAGTTCCACCTTGTGATATTAAAGTTAGTGAAAGTTGATTGAGAAAAGGAAAAAGATAAAGTGCTTTCTgattaacattaaattaaaataataaaactaacaccttttttcaaaattataatatttattcattttttgtatttttaaaagattttttaaattaaatgaaatgccaCTGATGTGGCAAAGAAAATATCTCAAGGTAACAATAAAACCCTTCAAACACAGAGATTctctataattaaatatttacacattCCTCAATCATGCATATTCATACAAACGCAGTAACAATTTGTACCCTTACAAATACACCTAAATATTTACACAATCAACCGAATATTTACATTTAGCTACATGATATACACAAAATTAATTCGTCAAACAAAACGCACATTCGCTGTTAGATAAGTCGATAActtaagtttaatatcacatttCGTTTTAACAATTCTTTTGTGGCTTCATATGGAAGGATGAGAGCGCCTTTATATATAAGTTACTCTAGTTGGTATACTGATAGTGGAATATATAAAGATATAAATAGCTTAAAATTAAAAGCTACGAATATAATAGTCACCTTTCCATATGCCTTCCACAATACAATGAAACTGTGTTCCATCATCGTTGGGTTTAAACAGCTATTTAATTCTAACAGAGGTAATTCATTAAATTCTAATTATACAATCATTTACGTGATGTAATTcattacatttacatacattaacTCGAGAGCTGGCGTAATACTGACGAAAAGTATAACAGTTACGAAGATAAAAGCGACTTTATATTGGAAgatttaaagtatattttagcACAAGCTAGAATATAGAAGACCGTTTGGAATCTTCGTCAGTTTCGCGTCGGCTTTGggtaataaactttttaaatgcaTTCATTGCAACGTGAgagatatttttatacaatagcTACCTTTATGTCCACACCAAAGAGAAGTTTACATACTtgtataactaaaataaactactaTACATAAGTATATTTCCATATCTGTATCAATCTCACATTTTTAAACAATGAATGCACAAAACTAATTTATAGCGACCCACACTATTTTAATAGGAAACTAGAACCATTAGGCCGGTTCTTATTCTTACATATGACCACCATCACCACACATAAACATTATTAATCAATAAACCAACTAATCCAGCCATCTGAATTATAACTTCTAATAAATTGATTGAATTGGAGTAATTAGTATATAATCGACAAttcatttgatttaaatctagtTATTGCGCGTTTCTTTATAGGGTTTCATTTGTATAGGTTTATGCTAAACTTGATTATTTTCATATATCAGTCTAACGTTCATAGtcgaacattattttaattctacttGCATATAATTATGCCAAAACGAAAAAACAATTACTTGACTATATTAGTTGGTTTTGCTAAACCTTGCATACAATGATCATACGTATTTAGTCTTTAGTTATTTTGCACTACAATTTAGTAGCACGAACTACGCAAACCCATTAAACAATCGTAAATAGGTCAAACCAAcactattttttattgaatcatacacacaattttaaacaaatcaCTCGGCTAAAGACTAGATACGTATATAAAGACCATATTGCGCGACTACTCACTAAACACCATCGAGAACAAAATTACGAGCAGAGATTACGATAGACAGAAAATCTAAGTAGCGTCGCCAAAATAGTAGTGTATGGATgtcgaggaacgttactagctatATCTTCAAACTTCTCTTTCTTTGGAACCCACccatttattgtaaaaacaaaaCTCTTCGACAGATGTCTTAAggaacccaaacgcctcgttagttcactcgtaacctGACATTTTAGCAGAccttacggcatctccgctcatctttcctttctCTGTGCTAAATACGCTTAATATCAATCAAAATTGACAAATTCAAACAATCAAACGAGACAGCATGGTGCTTCAAACATATTAAACAACTAAAATATGTTTAGTGAGTACCCACACTTACATAATTGAGCATAACCCAGACAACTCATTGCCTCTCGTCACCGGTGGCTGTCTACTGAACTGAACGCCTTCTAGCGCCGGTTTTAACGTATACTCTAGCTCTGGTTCTTCACCAGGCGGTAGCGGCTCATCATCAGCACTGATGTCTTCGAGCATTTTATCATCATTGTTGTTGATAAAGGAAGGTAGGGACTTAGATATGTTGATGCGAATGCCCCCGATGGGCAGGGCCGTGGCGGGCGCGTTGGCGGCGTCGAGCTGTAAGTTGCCGTCGATGGAAGACTCGACGGTAGCGTGTGTGTTGTCTACTCGAGCTTGGACTGTTTCCTCTTCCGCTGTTACTATTGGTTCGTCGTCTGTTGGAAAAGGAAAGGATAAACGATTACAAACTGAAGTTAATCTCACAGTAACAGATATAAGTATGTAAGCTGCTGGTAGAAAGACAAACAGGTTGGAATAGAacttaatgaaaattaaaacctaAAGCAAGTAGTAAATCATTAGTTTTTTTTGAAACTTCATTGATGTTGCATCATGTTATGAAATTAGTTGTTTCACTACTTATTatagaatcatcatcatcatgtcagccTATTACCGTCCTTTCTTGAAAGTAGGCCTCCTCAACGAATGCCAACCTATTATAGAATTACTAAGTAGACAAATCTTTCAGAGTTTATTTATCGAGggaggctataggctttttatccaggATTTTTTTATCGGAGTCATTCCCATGGGATGAGGATGGAATCACTGGCAGAAACCagtgtataaatattttgtttcctaaCCTTGCAGGACTTTCTGAAAAGTTTACACCCATTGCtcttttactaaattatttagtGACATAAACAACAACTTCAAACTCACCAGGATCAACGGGCTCCtgtttgaccttgaccttgctGAAGTCTATTTCAGCGAGCCTGTCTCGTTCGGCGCGTGTGGCGGCGGTCTCGTCGTCTGTGTCGGCGTCGTCTTCCACCACCACTTGTTCCACTGGCTCAGCTTTGAAGACCACGTCGTCTTCCTCGCCTTCGTCTATCTGTTGGGGTGACGTGGGGGTTAGTAAGGTGATAATGGTAGAAGGAACTAGaaggattattattataacaatgtGGTAACTGGTAACGAGCTTGGGAAATGAATCGTCACAACTCGAAGATATGCGATTATTCTCACATACACACGAGCATAAAAAACCCGATAACcttactttgtttttaatacACACATCTTTTACATATACCATCCTAAAACATTATGTAAAGTACGAGCTTATAATAAAAGTTATCTAGCATGACAACACTTGACTGCCAAGAAGGCACAGAATTTCTCTATTCTTCACACTCCTACTTcaccttcttatttaacttcTCATTTCAAATATCTTGGCTCACATCATGACAAAAATTTACGCTCTTTCAACAATCGCCTTCTACAATGTCCTACACATCGTTCTGATATCatacactcttccttctttgtaaaatctattcttctctggaatgagttacctctggagatcaggatggtaaatacccgtcacaccttcaaactcaaagttcgtgaccactatcttgggaaattggcagaaacataaatagtcagtttcaaattaactttcttaatatgttattagtattgtttgtagtgtacatatttatatagttatatatatacatatatattattattaatttatttgtgtattgtaatatatgtaggtatatgtttcacACTAGTTTTTCagatttgtttgcacctaccaacgctttctctccgccacccaaaggtagactggtagagaacgcctaaggcgttaagtccgccattgtactatgtgtgcaagaagtattttaaataaaataaaaaaaataaataaattacagtcCTTAACGGGacacatataaataaacatagagCCTAAGGAAAAGCAGGTTCAAATATATTATCCAAAGATTAAACATGCACTTACTTCGACAGGATCCAAATCCTTAGCCTCCTCGACAACTTCGACAACAGACTCGTTGTCCGACTGTTCTTCTAATGTGTCGTCCACGTCCTTGATCTCTATGGCTTCTTCTGTCTTCTCTATGGGCTGCACGTCGTCTGATGACTCTTTGGACGGCTCCTCGGCTTTTGTTAGAGAAGCCTGGAGAAGGAAATAGTGTGATTGAATAAATGTTAGTGTTATTCGATACATGATCTTTATCGGTtgatgtttatattattttgaatattgagGATATTTTAAGTATTAATTTTGCATCTctgtgaagtatttttttaaatgttcattATAAAATGTCGCACctcacttatttaaaaatagtaaataaataagcatacCAAATAAGTCATATTTTTTGGCATCCGAATTTATCAGCAAGAGTACGTACATAGCAGTTTTCCAGAAATTAGCATGTAACGACATACTTGTAAAAGTTACATGTAGAGAATccaatttttgtatgtaaagttttaataaatattttataggcaTGCAATAtcacataaataattaatcgCACATACCTTATAATCATCAAAGCACAAGGGATGATAGTAGTCATCGTTATGCCGCACAGAGTTCCTGAGATGCCACTCCTCCTTGTCCTCGTTGTAGAACTGCTGGAAGGTGTCCCCGCACAGCGCGCAGCAGTggcgcgcgggcgcgggcgcggcggcggacGGCGTCGCGGTCGGCACGGGTGCGGGGGCTTCCGTCGCTTCTGCTGTGGTGGTTGTGCTGCCGCCTGTTTCGAACCAGCTCTTTTCTGCAGGGAGGGATTGGAGGTTGAGTTAATGATGAATTTTGGAAAATGTGTTTACAAATTATAAGAATCGAGGATGGGAACACACTGTTGAGGTTTATTGTACTGTAAAATGTCAAAATGATACCATTTTCTTGATATGAGGTAACTAGAAAATGCAAGGTCTTAATGTGTTATGtacacggaggagaaaagactagcggagatgccctaacgaaaaatctcctaacaaagcagcgcgccaaaattcgggtgagcgggggacgaggaacgttactgtctccacccgtgctccacccttatacgccttttatgggaagccacccattttttgtaaatccatctagcgtggaataggatgattaaaatctaaccctaaactaacatcgaccactagtgacatactcaaaagtaaagtaaatactcaaaattaataattcttttaaaatagtaattcaattagaaagtttaaagaagcattcatttcaaatgaacgaagaaaaagagagagataaaaaagttagaaaattaattgttatataagtattattttgtgcagagaacttgccccataacaatttatttactcctccagaaatgaaataggtatctaggaaccattaaatggcgactcgatgaaaaatcatttttattcaccacgggtctaaaatacccccatggtgtaatttaagtatcaacttatggcattgtgttagttcgtctactagccactatggcatcacaggcacgaaaattcgttctatttgttctagaaccgtgctgcgatgactgtagttattttcgatgttgccacattacgaaattcaccaagaaaaatgggaattaaaattatagggacagtgtttatcaaattagagttttcacaactgtatcataacggcgcatccactaaataagtagcagactttatgtgagtcggatgttgctctgagtaaaggtacattcaaaaagtatgtacggcaagagagatatacctatgtaaaacattgctgatctattctaatattataaagaggaaaactttgtttgtttgtttggttgtaatggataaactcaaaaactactggaccaattttaaatattctttcaccattagaaagctatattatatgcaagtaacataggctatattttatcccggtgcgggcagtagctcccacggtacgcgggtgaaaccgcgggaaaacggctagtgatgaatataaataaatctacatagttagagttatgattaattttaagataattgcagcttttttaaataagatcttttttaagaatgggtgattgcattttcgatgtctggtaccacttaattttgtaacgggtctctctgtcttgatgaacacaattttacttcaaatatacgtaagtcgactacttaccgaaagatggtgtttttataatattaaattttcatgataatctatcatatgttttggtttgtaaataatctataaaaaaacttgtaggatgcaaggaaaaatgaagctgctttttaaggcaaaaattggtaccaataatatacattgatacaagattgatacgaaaataatacaaattcacttagaggttctagaaatgcagctattcgacgacagatgtctctagcaaaaaatatgttttaaagctaaaatattacttacacgtgaaatgttatcctatggtatgtttgagtttggatcctgagcaatttctacaattaatgatagcgcatttcatcgttttaatcgagtaacaaataaaatctgttgaaattgtggtaaaaatacaaccatgacaagatgtcagtttgatgtaaaggacggtatatgggcggtgtccagccacgcctgccgtgacgtagtcgtgacgtatttgacctacctgaaggcgcgtgacctacctgcgttagggcatctccgctagtcttttctccttcgtggttATGTACGTGTTTAAATGTTGTCTTATTTATACccttgataaaataatatttgatattcAAAGAATATGATCAATCGGAATGATTGACGGCCAAGATGTTAGATTTTTTGCATGAGCCCGGGAAGTTCAGCTGGGCTAGAGTGGTAGTGCCTCACCTCTCTCCTCCAGATCCTCGACCTCCTCGTACTGCACCCAGTCGGACAGGTCGTAGTGCCAGTGGCGCGAGTGTGCGCGGCGGGCGGAGTCGCGGTCGCGTCTGTTCTGGCGGAAGTGCCAGTCCAGGTGCTGCGAGTACCGCACCGTGTGCTCCGGCGGGAAGCGGGCGCCGCAGCCTGAGCATTGCATGCCGCCGTACAGTTTGGCGACTAGACCGGGTTGTTTTCTAGaagaaaataagaaagaaatcAGATTATAAAAAGTCGTGATTTCAGCCAGTGCAGGGAACGTCCATTCGTCGTGCTTGATTCATGTCATCTCGTAGAGCAGCATTGCGTGACGCAAATCATCGACGGATCATGCTCGTGTACGCGAGCGAAGCTATTTCTATGAAATTATTGAGCGTCGCTACGTTATCCGTGTCGCAGACGCCCGCGTCAGAGCAGACGGCCTGCTAGTTACACTATTTATAAATCAAGCATGGCTGAACAAATGTGACTGAAAATTGGTAGACATGTACCTTAGAACCAGGATATGTAAACGGGATAATTTTATCCCCATGCGTGCATAGGAAGTAGTTCACAGGAAGTAGtgggtgaaaaaaaaagattagaAAAGTATACTCACACTCTGAAAGTCTCAGGCCTCATAAAGTCAACTCTATGTATAACATTCTTGTCCTCTTTCGGTTTATTCTTAGCTTCTTCCTTCTGTTCTTCCTTACTATCCTCTTTATTGTCATTATTCACTTGAACTATACCAGTAGCTACCAACTTAGCGAACAAATCGCTAACGTTAATATTTCCTAATATTGGTAGGCCTGGTAAGACTGGTGGTTTCTCGTCAGCGGGTGTTTCGAGGCCAGGGATTTTTTCAGGTTTGGCGAACAGTGGTTCGGCAACGCTGTACTCGGAGCCTGATGCTGGTACTGTACTTGAAGGCATTACGCTGGCTAGCATGTCGAGTCCTGTGATTatgaaaaagtatattaattacataaagtCACCCAGTTATGGGTATGATTCTGATCATCATGATCAAGAGTGAAAACTATAATTTGTTTGTAAGGAAAGAAAAGTACAAAGCTGATAATATAAACTGTTTGCTAGTATCATTTGCTTGTTTGTAATGTAATTTCAATAgtagaaaacaataatttgagATAGGATTTATAAAAGAATATCTTACCTAAACTCTCGGTGTTGTTATCAGGGCTGGGAGTCTTCATCGGCCTGACGATTGGCTCCTGATCAACCTCCATATTATTTGTGTCCTCTTCCTTAATATCTTCAACTTTCTTCACTTGAGTAAGTAAAGGCAAGCCCATGCCTTCCATATTCGCTATCTGGATATATCCAGGCTTGATATTACGAGGTAACGCAGAGAATCTAATGAAATACTTCTCACTACCAACTACTATAGGTTTCGGAAGATCACCAAACTCCACTTTGAATGGTTGCTCGTTAATCAAAACTGTTCTCAGCGAATCGACGAAGCGTACGGTCAAAAATTGACCGTTGACCAAGATCTTTTGCACCTTGGCATCTAAGTAAACTGGGTGCATCTGTGTCGCGTTCACAATAAGGTTGATTTTACCAGCGACCAAGTCCGTGCGTTTAGCTTTACCAATATCCACTTGGGGCATGGGACCCTCTAAATGTACTAGTCTCGGCTTCCCATCTATAATTACGCCTAAAGGTTGGCCACCAAAGAAGCATTCATACCACCTGCCATTTATGTACAATTCTCTAGTCGGCGAACCGAACTTTATATCGAACACTTGGTCATCTATCTCTACTTGCTTATAGCCTTCATTGAAAGATAATACTATGGAGTCTTTGTTATCAAACGTCACTCTCCTACATCCGGGCAAGAATTTAATTTCCCTAGGATCGTCCCAGTCCAGCATTATGACAGCTGTGTCACCGTAGAACCTGATCTCTCTGGGAATGCCGTCAATTTGGATAGTTTTGAATGGATCCTGGTCTATGTACTCAATAACTTTGAAGTCTGTGGGTGGGATGGCGAAGCCCGGAGCTCCCAAAGGCGGCGGAGACTCGGTTCTTTCATAAGGTGGTAAGGGATAATCTCCTTGACACATGCCCATTTTAGGGGTGGGTAGAGGAGGCATTGGCATCCGAGGTTCGAATGGCGGCCTCGGAGCTCTTTTGTCAAACTTCCCTCTGAAGAATGGTGGCGCGGGACCTCTAAACCTTCTGGATCCGAAGTCGTCGCCTCTCGGTCTCGGTCCTCGCCACATCTGTTGGTATGGCGGGAACATTGGCATGCCAGGAGGGAGAGGTAACAGAGTCTTTGGCTTCATGCCGTCGACGCCGTCTGAGTTCACTCTCATGTCGGAGTCTTGTAACATTCCCTGACTGTCTGGAGGTGTGTCCATGAATACAGATGGTGTGATCCTCTCGTCGATATCTCCGAACCTATTCCGTTCAGTCGGTGAAGACTTGGGACTGGGTACTTTGTGGTTATCGTCAAGAGTTTGTGCTTTGAGCTTTCTTTTAGATATTTCGAGGGACTCCCTCTGTTTAGCCTCTTTTAGTTTGAGCTTCTCGTTGATCTGCAGTATTTGATACATAAGTGTATTGTACTGATTTTTGTCTAACTGTCCGTCTGTGAAATGTTCTTTAGCTTGCGACATGATGATGGAGATAGATTTCTTGTTTTCGACAAAACCTTGCTCGTCATTATCTCTCAAGTCCATATCGTCACCGCTCATTGTGCGTCGCCTTTCTCTTTCTACacctagaaaaaaaattatacattgAAACTAGCTCCATAAAAATCGAAGAGatcattaaacatttttatagatCACGATTTAGTTACATTACTAGATAAACTACAAATTCTACTTACTAGGTGATTTACTGAACAGCAACGGCCTGCCCAGTCTATCTTTGCCTTTCGTCACTTCGGCAAACTTGGCCCTCACGAGGTCCAATTTCGAAGGAGTTTTCTTATCATCCCTCTTTTTGACTTCGTTCCAGTCCCTTTTGGGGGATCCTTTGGGTGACGGTACAGGGGCTTCGTCATCAGGCTTGTTGTCAGACTTCGGGGATGACGTGATGGATGGGGGCGGTGGAGGATTGACTTCGTCCACTTGGGGAAGCTGACGGAGATCCACATCTTCGTTGCCGAACAGTCTGGAAGTTTTTATGTGTAAGTAAACTTCGTTTGTGAGCGATTAGTTAACAGCTGGTGAAATTTCTGTTCAACAGGTGTTTTGCATCAAATATTGTTACTCGTCACTCGTCACGGTCCCTTATCTTTTGTTATTGACattgaaaagtaaaaaagtaaaagGAAAAGTGTACCTAGTGTAGAATTAATGGCACCAACGAATGTGTTGTGTTATAGGGAATGGAAGAATTCCTTAAAAATAAAGGATTATGATGAAGTTAATTATGTAGCACGCTTGGGAATTTACTAAGCataaaagatgaatagaaaataCAATCAATAAATACTTACACATCAAACTTGTCCAATTTAGTTTTCTTGGCCTTAACTTCCACAGCCTCAGTGGAAGGTCGCTTCTGAGCCACGGCGGCCGCTTTGGTATCATTGACCACCGCAGGCAAAACCCTAAGATCTACATCCTTATTCTCTGTCACGATATCAGCAACACCTGTAAATACGACTTTATCTTTATGACTATGGTTAATCATGTTTTTAAGGTCTATTTTGCTTTGCATTTTACCGTTACCCTTTTACCTGGTGACTAAGACTCCGAGGTTGAGGTTTGGTGTTCCAAAGATGTGGTCTTGAGGAACCAATCTTTTGAAGATTGGATGCACTTTGTATGAAAGATTATAAGGTTTTCACCTCATATTCTTTAGTCACGAATAGTGACAgtatacttatgtattttacaGTATATTGAGTTTAATACTCCTTAGTGTTcattttgtttgatatttacttttttatgtgaTATAATTACTGTATTTAAACTCGTAGTTCATACAAGTATGGAGTATACGCAAAATGTGTGAATTGCCAGTAACTTAGTTGAGATTTTAATTAAGGTGAAGCAGTTGATCTAGTTACTATTTTACAGATctaattataaattgtttttaaacataaaagtgCTGATAAAAAATTATTGTTTGCACACTCAAATTAACAAGTTATTACGGCTAAAGTTATACCACGTTATACACAGTCAAAAATATCTCATTAAACGTACCCAAAATTAGAAGTGGCAAATGATATAGAAAAATAGATATTAGAAACTCTAAAGGTTACATTCAATCATAAGCtgagctatagctataaaattaaaactcaaTCTTAAGATGTTGtttgtttcataaaaaatatctaaaataataagaaaacacTAATATCTTCTAGAGAAATAGAGTAAAAATTGTCTAACAAAAAAgtattctaaataataaattcactATCAGTAGAACATGACTATTAATATCTACTAGATGTTAAAATATGCTTCCTTCTACAGTGAAAGCATAACATGTTTCTTTTCATAATTAATCACTAAAGacaattaaa
The Helicoverpa zea isolate HzStark_Cry1AcR chromosome 13, ilHelZeax1.1, whole genome shotgun sequence DNA segment above includes these coding regions:
- the LOC124635508 gene encoding pre-mRNA cleavage complex 2 protein Pcf11 isoform X2; protein product: MSKEVAEEYASSLADLTVNSKPLINMLTILAEENIDHAGVIVETVEKHLEKVHPDIKLPVLYLVDSIIKNVGGAYTQKFSQSIVNMFTRTFKQVDEKIRSQMFKLRETWHDVFPATKLYQLDVKVNLIDPAWPIQAQPQQSNIHVNPNFLKKSVGATTSTAAAPVPVPVEEDEKMRSILAKKEQELLMLQRKKVEMELEHMRRQVEIAEKTVTKKVPIVPPVNNVNSTNSVPAAAPVHAVAPEVVANIPAKQRLGPPVNKTAGRIAPVSATLLTARRDPRLARHAAAPAAAPAALTAPTVRAPPAAPVPPVAIVAPAAAIAPNVFDIKPLERVTKRKNVITIDVRPEVEAKPRRRDPRLDKRDPRRNRQRDERRREDKPEPERIPTPAYVDKLPDPKKISKMPPIPKISKTKRDADVVTPKRKRDALRAERRRRRDEEAERQAKQPPAAKPAAPVTSPQKEARAAAVTSPRKEARASPELVTFKELRNYHKEHYMRRNRQQSDSPEPASVADIVTENKDVDLRVLPAVVNDTKAAAVAQKRPSTEAVEVKAKKTKLDKFDVLFGNEDVDLRQLPQVDEVNPPPPPSITSSPKSDNKPDDEAPVPSPKGSPKRDWNEVKKRDDKKTPSKLDLVRAKFAEVTKGKDRLGRPLLFSKSPSVERERRRTMSGDDMDLRDNDEQGFVENKKSISIIMSQAKEHFTDGQLDKNQYNTLMYQILQINEKLKLKEAKQRESLEISKRKLKAQTLDDNHKVPSPKSSPTERNRFGDIDERITPSVFMDTPPDSQGMLQDSDMRVNSDGVDGMKPKTLLPLPPGMPMFPPYQQMWRGPRPRGDDFGSRRFRGPAPPFFRGKFDKRAPRPPFEPRMPMPPLPTPKMGMCQGDYPLPPYERTESPPPLGAPGFAIPPTDFKVIEYIDQDPFKTIQIDGIPREIRFYGDTAVIMLDWDDPREIKFLPGCRRVTFDNKDSIVLSFNEGYKQVEIDDQVFDIKFGSPTRELYINGRWYECFFGGQPLGVIIDGKPRLVHLEGPMPQVDIGKAKRTDLVAGKINLIVNATQMHPVYLDAKVQKILVNGQFLTVRFVDSLRTVLINEQPFKVEFGDLPKPIVVGSEKYFIRFSALPRNIKPGYIQIANMEGMGLPLLTQVKKVEDIKEEDTNNMEVDQEPIVRPMKTPSPDNNTESLGLDMLASVMPSSTVPASGSEYSVAEPLFAKPEKIPGLETPADEKPPVLPGLPILGNINVSDLFAKLVATGIVQVNNDNKEDSKEEQKEEAKNKPKEDKNVIHRVDFMRPETFRVKQPGLVAKLYGGMQCSGCGARFPPEHTVRYSQHLDWHFRQNRRDRDSARRAHSRHWHYDLSDWVQYEEVEDLEEREKSWFETGGSTTTTAEATEAPAPVPTATPSAAAPAPARHCCALCGDTFQQFYNEDKEEWHLRNSVRHNDDYYHPLCFDDYKASLTKAEEPSKESSDDVQPIEKTEEAIEIKDVDDTLEEQSDNESVVEVVEEAKDLDPVEIDEGEEDDVVFKAEPVEQVVVEDDADTDDETAATRAERDRLAEIDFSKVKVKQEPVDPDDEPIVTAEEETVQARVDNTHATVESSIDGNLQLDAANAPATALPIGGIRINISKSLPSFINNNDDKMLEDISADDEPLPPGEEPELEYTLKPALEGVQFSRQPPVTRGNELSGLCSIM
- the LOC124635508 gene encoding pre-mRNA cleavage complex 2 protein Pcf11 isoform X3, whose product is MSKEVAEEYASSLADLTVNSKPLINMLTILAEENIDHAGVIVETVEKHLEKVHPDIKLPVLYLVDSIIKNVGGAYTQKFSQSIVNMFTRTFKQVIVDEKIRSQMFKLRETWHDVFPATKLYQLDVKVNLIDPAWPIQAQPQQSNIHSVGATTSTAAAPVPVPVEEDEKMRSILAKKEQELLMLQRKKVEMELEHMRRQVEIAEKTVTKKVPIVPPVNNVNSTNSVPAAAPVHAVAPEVVANIPAKQRLGPPVNKTAGRIAPVSATLLTARRDPRLARHAAAPAAAPAALTAPTVRAPPAAPVPPVAIVAPAAAIAPNVFDIKPLERVTKRKNVITIDVRPEVEAKPRRRDPRLDKRDPRRNRQRDERRREDKPEPERIPTPAYVDKLPDPKKISKMPPIPKISKTKRDADVVTPKRKRDALRAERRRRRDEEAERQAKQPPAAKPAAPVTSPQKEARAAAVTSPRKEARASPELVTFKELRNYHKEHYMRRNRQQSDSPEPASVADIVTENKDVDLRVLPAVVNDTKAAAVAQKRPSTEAVEVKAKKTKLDKFDVLFGNEDVDLRQLPQVDEVNPPPPPSITSSPKSDNKPDDEAPVPSPKGSPKRDWNEVKKRDDKKTPSKLDLVRAKFAEVTKGKDRLGRPLLFSKSPSVERERRRTMSGDDMDLRDNDEQGFVENKKSISIIMSQAKEHFTDGQLDKNQYNTLMYQILQINEKLKLKEAKQRESLEISKRKLKAQTLDDNHKVPSPKSSPTERNRFGDIDERITPSVFMDTPPDSQGMLQDSDMRVNSDGVDGMKPKTLLPLPPGMPMFPPYQQMWRGPRPRGDDFGSRRFRGPAPPFFRGKFDKRAPRPPFEPRMPMPPLPTPKMGMCQGDYPLPPYERTESPPPLGAPGFAIPPTDFKVIEYIDQDPFKTIQIDGIPREIRFYGDTAVIMLDWDDPREIKFLPGCRRVTFDNKDSIVLSFNEGYKQVEIDDQVFDIKFGSPTRELYINGRWYECFFGGQPLGVIIDGKPRLVHLEGPMPQVDIGKAKRTDLVAGKINLIVNATQMHPVYLDAKVQKILVNGQFLTVRFVDSLRTVLINEQPFKVEFGDLPKPIVVGSEKYFIRFSALPRNIKPGYIQIANMEGMGLPLLTQVKKVEDIKEEDTNNMEVDQEPIVRPMKTPSPDNNTESLGLDMLASVMPSSTVPASGSEYSVAEPLFAKPEKIPGLETPADEKPPVLPGLPILGNINVSDLFAKLVATGIVQVNNDNKEDSKEEQKEEAKNKPKEDKNVIHRVDFMRPETFRVKQPGLVAKLYGGMQCSGCGARFPPEHTVRYSQHLDWHFRQNRRDRDSARRAHSRHWHYDLSDWVQYEEVEDLEEREKSWFETGGSTTTTAEATEAPAPVPTATPSAAAPAPARHCCALCGDTFQQFYNEDKEEWHLRNSVRHNDDYYHPLCFDDYKASLTKAEEPSKESSDDVQPIEKTEEAIEIKDVDDTLEEQSDNESVVEVVEEAKDLDPVEIDEGEEDDVVFKAEPVEQVVVEDDADTDDETAATRAERDRLAEIDFSKVKVKQEPVDPDDEPIVTAEEETVQARVDNTHATVESSIDGNLQLDAANAPATALPIGGIRINISKSLPSFINNNDDKMLEDISADDEPLPPGEEPELEYTLKPALEGVQFSRQPPVTRGNELSGLCSIM